The Silene latifolia isolate original U9 population chromosome X, ASM4854445v1, whole genome shotgun sequence genome contains the following window.
TTGTTTTGAATGAGATGAGAATTACTCTCTCTGtcgcaatcatttgtttacttttgattaaaataattcacaaagaatataaaaaaaaggtaaataaatgaatggGACGGATGGAGTATTATTTAATATGAATCATATGAATCAAATTAGTACTGTAATTTCCAACATGGTCCATCAGAGGATAAAGTTTATAATCATTTTATTATTTCGCTTTAAAGAAACACAATTCTGTCTATGATGGAATTTGTGCTGATTAATCGCTGCTTATTTTAACTCAGGCTTTAATTGTATTACTCGCAAAGTTTGCATTTTTGCGTAACTATAGCTTTAGGAGGATCAGTGTTATTCCTTATTTGGGCGATTTGTTGAACACCTGAACCCAGAACAAGATGATTAATGGCTAAATTGTGGTTTGTCGAACTTTCGATAATAATCAAGTAGCAACTTTAGTAAGTACTTTGGCTAGTACTCTCAGCTAGTTTTGTGCTTGCTGGTTAACTGAGGTCTGAGGGCATTGCAGGCATTGGATTATGTAATTGCCGAAGCAAGAAGGAATGGAGTCAGGCTGATCTTTAGTCTGGTGAACAATTTGCAAGCATATGGTGGAAAAACCCAATATGTACAATGGGCGTGGCAAGAAGGTCTTGGCATAAGTTCTTCTAATGATTCTTTCTTCTTTGATCCTACCATCCAGACCTATTTCAAACATTATGTTAAGGTATTAATTAATGCTCTCTTTATCCATCCTTGTGTTTTTCTGAAGCAAAAACCTCCCAGAAATGATTCGAATAGTGATTTATGAGCGTTGCTTACTTCTTATGGAAACAATATAAGAACTTGAATTTGTAAATGTTCACTTTGAGAGCTTTTCAGGATAAACGTATCAGCCGGAAAGTACTTTATTTGGCATAAGAAATAAAATGCTGGATATTAGATTACTAACCATTATAGAACCGACAGGTGACTAGAAAATGTTCTACTGAGAATGTGACATATAACTTATTGCTGCTAAGTTCAATGCTGTATCTCACACTCTCTCTCATTTCATGTTGCAAACTTAGAAAGGAGGAAAAGGATAATGATGATTGATGACTATGACGGACAATTCGCTGATCAATATTTGTTTCTTCTACAGACTGATGTGGCAACTGATAATTGCATAGTGTAATCTTTTGAGTAATGATTTCTACCTTGTTAATGATTTTCCCTCATTAATATATTTTCAGACTGTGCTTACGAGAAAAAATACCATCACCGGAATTGAGTACAGGGATGATCCAATTATACTTGCGTGGGAATTGATAAATGAACCACGTTGCATGTCTGACCCTTCAGGCGACACCCTTCAAGTGAGTTTCCTGCATTTCTTACAATAGCTTTCCTCTCGTAAGCCTTGTATGAAACGGTCTCACATCCTTATGTATTCCATTTTTTTTATCATAGGTCAAGGGGGTTTGTCTCATACAAGTTTTTGTGATTTCCCATTTAATTATAGGGTTAAGTGCTGAAAACGTTTGCGGTGCTCTGGATCGCCTGTATAAAAAGTTCAACAAtcctaaaaataaaaaaattcaacATGTAACCAccagctttttttttttaaaacaaagaactaaattTTACATTGTTTTCAAATAGAAAAACATTTTACTCAAGTTCCTttatgtggttgtgttgttgacgGAATTCCAACATGGTACAAAACTGCAGGATTGGATCAAAGAGATGTCGGAGTTCATTAAAACAATTGATGACAAACATCTGGTTACTATTGGCCTAGAAGGATTTTATGATTCAAAGAGCTCAAAGGCCTCTATAAACCCATCTAAATTTTCAACTGGACTTGGCACTGATTTTATTCGCAACAATGACATACCTACAATCGATTTTGCCTCATTTCATATGTACCCTGACAAGTGGTGAGTGTCCTGCCTTCTCCTATATAATACTACTCTCAAAACATTGGACTTGTTAATTACTCTTAATTAGAGTATAAGTTATAGCACTGCAGTAGTTCCTTGCACTATCTCAAAATTACATTCAGAAGACTCCATtgcaaaatttaaaaaaaatattagtccTCGATTATTCGTCTCATACTCTCATTTACATATACCTTGAACTCTCTTTCAATAGTTTCCGACTTTATTATGACTTTCTCAATTACTGTATTACACTTTGTTTTTACTCGTATATATTATCGGGctgttttctttttcatttttccccctctatgtttttcctttgttgatGGTTTTTAAAACAATGATTCATGTTGGCCAATGTCAATCCATTCCGGCCTATGGCGGTTGTTGTCTACTCCATTATACTAAAAAGCTGATAATCTGGGTTTACATAAACTTACATTTTAACCACTTTGTCAGGATTGAGGATAACCTCGACGAGAAATTGGAATTTGTCAAGAAATGGATGTCATCCCACATTGAAGACGGTGAAAAACAACTTAAAAAGCCGGTTGTTCTTTCAGAATTTGGAATGTCAAGCCATACCAAAGACTTTGAACCTTCACATCGCGATAAACTAATCAAACTTGTCTATGATATCATGTACAAGTCTGCCAAAAGAAACAAAGCTGGTGCCGGTTCTCTCATATGGCAGTTCGTGGTGAAAGGAATGGAGGAATATAACGATGATTTTGGGGTAATTCCATGGGAAATGCAATCCACCTACAATGTGATAGTAGCACAGTCATGCAAGTTGGCTCGTTTGCATGGACCCTCTGATTTGAAAGGAAGTCTAAGAGACGTTTGTCTACGAAGTCAGCAATGATATCGTCGTCTTTGAGCGAGACATGGAGTTGGAGAACATCAAGTGAATTGAGTATACCTCAATCTGCATAAAGAGGGACAAAAAGTGAGTAGTGTGTTGCTTTAAGAAATGGCAATGTATCATTGTTGGTTTGTATTCTAATCTCTTTGAGTTTGGAGTTCCTTTTTACTGTTTTGACTGATGCTTTTCAGAGACTACTTTGTACATCAGGTTGTTCTGTTCTTCAGTGTATTTAAAGTGCTTGCTTATTGCTTTAATTACTTTCTATGCATTCTAAGGAGCATCATGTTATGCAATCTATCATATGGGATTTCGTGCAATGTCTTGTGTCTAAAGTcatttttttttccttgtttCTTTTCCCCTTCCAGGAAATCGgggggaaaaaaaagaaaagaaatgactATATATATTCAAGATAACTCCTATTTTGTTACATGACTGATTCCATTGCATGATATGGGACATGAGTTCCACATCCATCAAAGGGGGTTGATGTGGAATTTATATAGGACAAGGGCTCTACCACCTTTGAGCTAGCTTTTGGGGTGAGTTCTCCTTTGTCCTATATCATATTTACAAAATCGCGTTTCAATTTGTCCGATTTCATCAAGTCCGGAAGGCGATTTGGTTCCGAAGGATGAACCGGTATGGACAGTTCCGATAAGATTTCATTCTTGAACAAAATTTCTTTTTTGTACCCATTTATCTATTCCATGATCGAAACAGTGGGGGAGATTGGTAAACAATGTCCGACCTACTAGTCCTTTTTAGCCACGACTTACTAATCCTTTGAATCGTATTAATATATATAGCTCAGACTTGCCAATTTTTCTCCAATAAAACTATATATCCAttttttttaaactttttttccTAGAAAAATCCACTTCAGGGACAAATTAACTTGGCCATTTTTCTCCAATAAAACTATAACCAACTTTACATATTGTTTGCATTAAAGGATTCGAATATATAGACTCTACAGCTCTAAatctcatctcatctcatctAGTATACTAAGAGAATAGGTATTCTCAAAAGTTTTTCCTCAAAAATGTTTAttgttaaataaataaattaatgacAATTAAGTGCATTCACTAAATGAGAAAACTAACCATTATACTAGTTTATTTCACTAAAATATTTATCATTATTCAAATTAATcgtttcatcaaattatattattttaaactataaccttttaattaaaataaaataaaattcttAAATCTTTCATTGATTTTATTATTAAAGAATGACTTGACCTATACTCCGTATGAAATCAAAAGccaattattgttattagtttcgtgacaataaaagataaaattataaattaaaatcATTAACTTTACggcataaataatattttcattaaaatacattTTAGCATTAGTTGCGTTTTGATGACATTTTGTAAATCTGACGACATGAAATCGTTGTAATGCCCAAAATAGCCAATGGTCATTATAGTTTAAGTCTGATGAGTTAGGAAGCTGGAAAATTAATTTAATCTTAAAGCCATGCAACAAGATCACTGTTGTTGATACGAGGTCTTGCATTGTCTTGTTGTATAAATACGCCCTTACTTGTTCCTTCTAGCCATTTACTTTTACTAGGTGGTATAACCATGTTTATAAGACATACTTTTGTAACTTCCTTTTTGATTGAATCAATTGgctttgtttccaaagtttcctTTGGTCTGTTTTTGCTAGCCCTAGCTGTTGGTTGCTGTTTTGTGAAAGGGTAACCCCACATCTTCTGAATATATTGGCTACTAACAACACATATGagctgttggagtaagtgtcctcaacaatagtgcgatcacatgtttaaatctcatgataagaatacgcaagggatgatttaattatatagtcaactgatcaacattaatcggtaatgattggctgactagagtttgacattactgtcgtttgacggtggtgatcagttgatcccttaaggtcacacctataggacaatttccttaatagaaaagttaattaattgtataccgatacaagttaattaactccttaaaattgaacaatttgttttgtgagtgagaatgagtatcttattataatttgattaaataagattcattttagtaataaatagattttattactaaaattgattattgtttgtgaaacaattaaattaagaataattgattaattataattgcaaaatgttgtgaattatatttatatgacccattttagaTAATTGTAATCATGTATTACTAGTTAAATTGTCACAGTAAATTTATttgttataaaatgatatttaaggggttaaatatgcattaaaatatcTATGAGCatggtgatacccgtcgttgtgagtaccaaagataaaatttataatctcctattaagactaacctaggctagtggtaacagggtcgaaccacaaggaggcggttgtaaattttagttgatttatgttgaccgaggtaactattgtggggttgaattgaattggtctacaactaaaagtgaataaagatagtaaactaaataaacgatttaaacagataaaagaaaggtactaggatgatcggttcattatagcttcaagCGCAAACAAACTAAGTCGGTCGAATCAAACACAGTAAGGcggagataaagaggtcctctcggtccactcttagcaaatagcatctttcgatctcgctataggtccctaatatcactaatactaactttcgtcctgaaaagtgactaacggtctaaactatacctacctttcgatcttagcacagtttagtcgatttaattgacggtcaaataactttccctatctttcgatctaatgggtcggtcacaaaataggtgtctaactggtcgcatgcattcgattcgttaaaaacaagattaaattcaattaaaacgaaaataaaaccttacgagatcagtcgatcgactgacgatgtcaatcgatcgaccaacacgcgagatccgtgtaaaatctattgccgcctatgccataaatcgcctacatcctagcactatagaattagctactcatgatgaaagtgataacaacaataaaactaataacgacatgaattcatgcttaaagtaaataacaaacaaatgataatacgataattggctttcgggatactaactagcaaatctatactaatgatgaaagtaaaacaataaactggaattaggcggaaggaataccgagatttcggaggaaagattaagaacaagaacagaattccaatgctaaaacgatgttccaaaccctaattactcgaatgaataAAACCGAAAGTTTCTTGTGtgaaattgtgataaaaacttcGATCCTAAatgaatgttttatgttacgttatatagcaaataacgtaacatcttatttcctaaacctagcatcatgggcttgcgctttctcggtcttctaattctcgcctggaatagcaatctgtcgatcgatcgataaggtggtcgatcgatcgcttcctCAAAGAAACAAGAGCTTTCggaaccgaacattggtcgatcgaccgagggagatggtcgatcgactaatggagccgCTTACTCGACTTcttgaaactcgtggacttgtcttttgggccttggattgcgcaccaagctcgttccttaagtgattcctttacgtcatttgcaatgcgaTTTACtcgggacggatttggcttgatttccgttgaattcttcacatttctgcaataatgtacaaaatacgaaagtagacggaaatagggagaaatgtagcataaactacaagaatgagctcggaaatgcgtgtaaaatgggatgtaaaacatcatataaataacacgcatcaaacttccccaaaccaaacccttgcttgtccccaagcaagaactagactcgatctaatgacctaatggaacgagttcaatctcgaaagcgaaatgcaaaccgttaagcctaaaccaatttaatgcacaaccaacaatcaactagtaacgtgaatcatgcaaacgagttatgaggtcgttagagactgctgaaccgtcaactgtagagacttatcaaattg
Protein-coding sequences here:
- the LOC141623952 gene encoding mannan endo-1,4-beta-mannosidase 2-like yields the protein MAMSHGSVRKMVAKKGLFFPIVGVATLITFIYMSFGGDFSVTNVFMQQHYSFVKVVGHQFMLDDKPFYINGWNSYWLMDHAAGESSRPRVKEMFQSASKMGLTVSRTWAFNDGAYHALQLSPGHFDEQSFQALDYVIAEARRNGVRLIFSLVNNLQAYGGKTQYVQWAWQEGLGISSSNDSFFFDPTIQTYFKHYVKTVLTRKNTITGIEYRDDPIILAWELINEPRCMSDPSGDTLQDWIKEMSEFIKTIDDKHLVTIGLEGFYDSKSSKASINPSKFSTGLGTDFIRNNDIPTIDFASFHMYPDKWIEDNLDEKLEFVKKWMSSHIEDGEKQLKKPVVLSEFGMSSHTKDFEPSHRDKLIKLVYDIMYKSAKRNKAGAGSLIWQFVVKGMEEYNDDFGVIPWEMQSTYNVIVAQSCKLARLHGPSDLKGSLRDVCLRSQQ